Proteins co-encoded in one Halococcoides cellulosivorans genomic window:
- a CDS encoding LUD domain-containing protein, with amino-acid sequence MSSNRDAKAAHIRHLMATEGEAVGTNTREFNDGRYASVAKLDDYEALKDEARAIKADAIERLPALIDELTETIEDNGGTVYVADDAADANAYIAKVCADRDADRLVKSKSMTSEEIEVNDHLEREGVDVVETDLGEWVLQVANEAPSHIVAPAIHKSRAAIADLFTATFDPDEDLETAEELTMFARERLGELIQGADVGMTGANFITADSGTMALVTSEGNARKTVAVPETQIAVAGVEKIVPSVEDLQPFVELIGRSGTGQDITSYISLLTPPLDSPTVDFDDPDTPIGGSDDREFHLVLIDNGRLAMRDDEDLRETLYCIRCSACSNTCANFQSVGGHAFGGETYSGGIATGWEAGVHGMDAAAEFNDLCTGCSRCVEACPVGIDIPWINTVVRDRINSGTDPNAEFLVDGLTPDTESSGPGLQKRLFGNFETLATLGSTFAPLSNWMANAGPVSRLLETVAGVAHERDFPAFQRTTFRDWVADRDRAPPSDPDRTVVLYPDLYTNYMLVERGKAAVRTLEALGVEVIVPPVPGSGRAPLSQGMIDTARTKAERVTETLGPYVEDGHDVLVIEPSDLAMFREDYDRLVGDAAAPLAEHSYEIVEYVYGLFANGADPEALTVADESVAYHSHCQQRTMGLEAPTVAVLETCGYDVTTSDVECCGMAGSFGYKEQYYDLSTDVGSNLETQLRDADCDHVIASGTSCTDQIGDLLGEEPAHVIELIAPEKPD; translated from the coding sequence ATGAGTTCGAACCGTGACGCGAAGGCAGCCCACATCCGCCACCTCATGGCGACGGAGGGCGAGGCCGTCGGGACCAACACCCGAGAGTTCAACGACGGGCGGTACGCGTCCGTCGCGAAACTCGACGACTACGAGGCACTCAAAGACGAGGCCCGCGCGATCAAAGCGGACGCCATCGAGCGGTTGCCCGCCCTCATCGACGAGCTCACCGAAACCATCGAAGACAACGGGGGCACCGTCTACGTCGCGGACGATGCTGCCGACGCGAACGCGTACATCGCGAAAGTCTGTGCCGACCGCGACGCCGACCGCCTCGTCAAGAGCAAATCGATGACCAGCGAGGAAATCGAGGTCAACGACCACCTCGAACGAGAGGGCGTCGACGTCGTCGAGACGGACCTGGGCGAGTGGGTCCTTCAGGTCGCCAACGAAGCGCCAAGCCATATCGTGGCTCCGGCGATCCACAAGTCACGGGCGGCGATCGCTGATTTGTTCACCGCGACCTTCGACCCCGACGAGGACCTGGAAACCGCCGAAGAGCTGACGATGTTCGCCCGTGAGCGTCTCGGCGAGTTGATCCAGGGCGCCGACGTGGGTATGACGGGCGCGAACTTCATTACCGCCGACTCGGGAACGATGGCGCTCGTGACGAGCGAAGGCAACGCCCGCAAGACAGTGGCCGTCCCGGAGACACAGATCGCCGTCGCGGGCGTCGAGAAGATCGTTCCGAGCGTCGAGGACCTCCAGCCGTTCGTCGAACTCATCGGCCGGTCCGGGACGGGCCAGGACATTACGAGCTACATCTCGCTGTTGACGCCCCCGCTGGACTCGCCCACCGTCGATTTCGACGACCCCGACACGCCGATCGGCGGCAGCGACGACCGGGAGTTCCACCTCGTGTTGATCGACAACGGCCGGCTGGCGATGCGCGACGACGAAGACCTCCGGGAGACGCTGTACTGCATCCGCTGTTCGGCCTGTTCGAACACGTGTGCGAACTTCCAGTCCGTCGGCGGCCACGCCTTCGGCGGCGAGACCTACTCCGGCGGGATCGCGACGGGCTGGGAGGCCGGCGTCCACGGCATGGACGCCGCGGCGGAGTTCAACGACCTCTGTACGGGCTGTTCGCGGTGTGTCGAGGCCTGTCCGGTCGGGATCGACATCCCGTGGATCAACACGGTCGTCCGCGACCGGATCAACTCCGGGACGGACCCGAACGCGGAGTTTCTCGTCGACGGCCTGACCCCCGACACGGAGTCATCGGGGCCAGGACTGCAAAAACGGCTGTTCGGCAACTTCGAGACCCTCGCGACGCTGGGATCGACGTTCGCGCCGCTGTCGAACTGGATGGCCAACGCCGGGCCGGTCTCCCGACTCCTCGAAACGGTCGCCGGCGTCGCCCACGAGCGCGACTTCCCCGCGTTCCAGCGGACGACGTTCCGCGACTGGGTCGCAGACCGCGATCGGGCCCCGCCGAGCGATCCCGACCGGACGGTCGTGCTCTACCCCGATCTGTACACGAACTACATGCTGGTCGAGCGCGGGAAGGCGGCCGTCAGGACGCTCGAAGCCCTGGGTGTCGAAGTGATCGTCCCGCCGGTCCCCGGATCGGGGCGCGCGCCACTCTCCCAGGGGATGATCGACACCGCGCGGACCAAAGCCGAGCGCGTGACCGAGACGCTCGGGCCGTACGTCGAGGACGGACACGACGTGCTCGTCATCGAGCCGAGCGACCTCGCGATGTTCCGCGAGGACTACGATCGGCTGGTGGGCGACGCCGCCGCTCCGCTCGCAGAGCACAGCTACGAGATCGTCGAGTACGTGTACGGACTGTTCGCCAACGGGGCGGACCCCGAGGCGCTGACCGTGGCCGACGAGTCGGTCGCCTACCACTCGCACTGCCAGCAGCGGACGATGGGACTCGAAGCGCCCACCGTCGCGGTCCTCGAAACGTGTGGCTACGACGTGACGACCAGCGACGTGGAGTGCTGTGGGATGGCCGGGTCGTTCGGGTACAAAGAACAGTACTACGACCTCTCGACGGACGTTGGATCGAACCTCGAAACACAGCTGCGTGACGCCGACTGTGACCACGTGATCGCGAGTGGCACCTCCTGTACCGATCAGATCGGGGATCTGCTCGGTGAAGAGCCAGCGCACGTGATCGAGCTCATCGCGCCCGAGAAGCCAGACTGA
- a CDS encoding peptidylprolyl isomerase, with the protein MSDNPTATLHFSEGDVEVELFAERAPRTVEAFVDHATESDYEDADVGPGEGAWEDPESGEKRVDPLYEDVEVHRVIDDFMIQTGDPTGTGRGGPGYTFDDEFHDELRHDSAGTLSMANRGPDTNGSQFFITLAATPHLDDKHAVFGEVVDGMDVVEQIGAVDTDPQDNPNADIVLESVTIEE; encoded by the coding sequence GTGAGCGACAATCCCACTGCCACGCTGCACTTCAGCGAGGGCGACGTCGAGGTCGAACTGTTCGCCGAGCGCGCACCCCGGACCGTCGAGGCCTTCGTCGATCACGCCACCGAGTCCGACTACGAGGACGCCGACGTCGGCCCAGGTGAGGGTGCCTGGGAGGACCCCGAATCGGGCGAGAAGCGCGTCGATCCGCTGTACGAGGACGTCGAGGTCCACCGCGTCATCGACGACTTCATGATCCAGACTGGTGATCCGACGGGGACCGGCCGCGGCGGCCCGGGCTACACCTTCGACGACGAGTTCCACGACGAGCTGCGCCACGATTCGGCGGGCACGCTGTCGATGGCCAATCGTGGCCCCGACACCAACGGCTCGCAGTTTTTCATCACACTCGCCGCCACGCCGCATCTCGACGACAAGCACGCCGTCTTCGGTGAGGTCGTCGACGGCATGGACGTCGTCGAACAGATCGGTGCGGTCGATACCGACCCCCAGGACAACCCGAACGCCGATATCGTCCTGGAATCCGTGACGATCGAGGAGTAG
- a CDS encoding rhomboid family intramembrane serine protease has product MTARWASRLWRALGYVPITVGLVVATSALFLWGGVTDTAVDVSLVTFLNPLWYMLSMVVHDGWAHFSGNMVLFVPFGVLLTWLTSNRHVALVVGVSHGLSNVVWVGTVVGPAIGSSAAAFGVMAAALVRAVGIALQRQSVETRQTAIVATIVPLLGGLFAIAVAAGASPIAHFAHFFAFLFGGATEAIYVLSTPETTERSIPVDVGR; this is encoded by the coding sequence ATGACCGCCCGCTGGGCCTCCCGGCTGTGGCGCGCGCTGGGGTACGTTCCGATCACGGTCGGGCTGGTCGTCGCGACGAGTGCCCTCTTTCTGTGGGGTGGTGTGACCGACACCGCGGTCGACGTCTCGCTGGTCACCTTCCTGAATCCGCTGTGGTACATGCTGAGCATGGTCGTCCACGACGGCTGGGCGCACTTCTCGGGGAACATGGTTCTGTTCGTGCCGTTCGGCGTCCTGTTGACCTGGCTGACGAGCAATCGCCACGTCGCGCTCGTGGTGGGCGTCTCGCATGGCCTCTCGAATGTCGTCTGGGTCGGGACGGTCGTCGGCCCGGCGATCGGGTCGAGCGCCGCGGCCTTTGGCGTGATGGCGGCGGCGCTGGTTCGCGCGGTGGGGATCGCTCTGCAGCGCCAGTCGGTCGAGACGCGCCAGACGGCGATCGTCGCCACGATCGTCCCGCTGCTCGGTGGCCTCTTCGCGATCGCCGTCGCCGCCGGCGCGAGTCCGATCGCCCACTTCGCGCACTTTTTCGCGTTCCTGTTCGGGGGCGCGACCGAGGCGATCTACGTTCTCTCGACACCCGAGACGACCGAGCGGTCGATCCCCGTCGACGTCGGGCGCTGA
- a CDS encoding HAD family hydrolase yields MSGVEAVLLDLDDTICEYRRSADTILAIAFDRVGVEPFFDGRAYYETFVEHTDAGETVEKIRRAAFASLARADDHDPATGRAIADAFAAERDYGNVRFLPGAEDAIESLAQQYALGLVTNGGPEMQTQKLASLGIDDRFETTVFAGTDAAPKPAAEPFDRALDALGVPAERAVHVGNSLVSDVPGAQAAGLDAVWLSDGSDHGGRPDYVLDSMAALVDPPWT; encoded by the coding sequence ATGAGTGGTGTCGAGGCCGTATTGTTGGATCTCGACGATACGATCTGTGAGTACCGCCGGAGCGCCGATACGATCCTCGCCATCGCGTTCGATCGCGTCGGCGTCGAGCCCTTCTTCGACGGGCGAGCGTACTACGAGACATTCGTCGAACACACGGACGCGGGCGAGACGGTCGAGAAGATCCGCCGCGCGGCGTTCGCCAGTCTGGCCCGGGCGGACGACCACGACCCCGCGACGGGCCGGGCGATCGCTGACGCGTTCGCCGCCGAGCGCGACTACGGGAACGTCCGATTTCTGCCTGGCGCGGAGGACGCGATCGAGAGCCTGGCCCAGCAGTACGCCCTGGGCCTGGTCACCAACGGCGGCCCCGAGATGCAGACCCAGAAACTCGCGAGTCTGGGCATCGACGACCGCTTCGAGACGACCGTGTTCGCGGGCACCGACGCCGCGCCCAAGCCCGCCGCCGAACCGTTCGATCGCGCGCTCGACGCGCTCGGCGTGCCTGCCGAGCGCGCCGTCCACGTCGGCAACTCGCTGGTCTCGGACGTCCCCGGCGCACAGGCCGCGGGGCTGGACGCCGTCTGGCTGTCGGATGGCTCCGATCACGGGGGCCGACCCGACTACGTGCTCGATTCGATGGCTGCGCTGGTCGATCCGCCGTGGACATGA
- the gatD gene encoding Glu-tRNA(Gln) amidotransferase subunit GatD codes for MHPGDRIALDRAGESVEGVLLPSSTDDHLVVKLESGYNVGIDRASADPEVLATDVHDVESAQAETGESEVAFDDDLPTIALISTGGTIASTVDYRTGAVTAQFDAEDVLRAVPELAGRANYRGRVVANILSENMTPEVWAELAEAIADEIEAGADGVVVMHGTDTMAYTASAIAFALDTPVPIVFTGSQRSADRPSSDNVMNAVSAVEAAKSDAAEVLICMHEGSSDDRCALHRGTRARKNHTSRRDAFETVGAKPIGTVEYATGAVEYRRPVDERGGEIDRAIGFEDGVERVTFAPGSDPSVLDAVADGAGIVIEGTGLGHVNRTWIDRIDSIAPETPVVMTSQCVEGRVCDRVYDTGRDLLAAGVVEGGDTLPETATVKLMWALANRADVPATMEESVAGERTDRSVPWT; via the coding sequence ATGCACCCAGGCGACCGAATCGCTCTCGACCGGGCCGGCGAGTCCGTCGAGGGCGTTCTTCTCCCTTCCTCGACCGACGATCACCTCGTCGTCAAACTGGAGAGTGGCTACAACGTTGGGATCGACCGCGCGAGCGCCGACCCGGAGGTGCTCGCGACCGACGTCCACGACGTCGAGAGCGCCCAGGCCGAGACTGGCGAATCCGAAGTCGCGTTCGACGACGATCTCCCGACGATCGCGCTGATCTCGACCGGTGGCACGATCGCCTCCACGGTCGATTACCGCACGGGCGCGGTCACCGCGCAGTTCGACGCCGAGGACGTCCTGCGCGCCGTCCCCGAACTCGCCGGGCGGGCGAACTACCGCGGCCGGGTCGTCGCGAATATCCTCTCGGAGAACATGACGCCCGAGGTCTGGGCCGAGTTGGCGGAGGCGATCGCTGACGAGATCGAGGCGGGCGCGGACGGCGTCGTCGTGATGCACGGCACGGACACGATGGCCTACACCGCGAGTGCGATCGCGTTCGCGCTCGACACCCCGGTCCCGATCGTCTTCACCGGCAGTCAGCGCTCGGCGGATCGGCCGTCGAGTGACAACGTGATGAACGCGGTCTCGGCGGTCGAGGCCGCGAAAAGCGACGCCGCGGAGGTCCTGATCTGCATGCACGAGGGGTCGAGCGACGATCGGTGTGCACTGCATCGCGGCACGCGCGCGCGGAAGAATCACACCTCGCGACGCGACGCCTTCGAGACCGTCGGGGCGAAGCCGATCGGGACCGTCGAGTACGCGACCGGCGCCGTCGAGTATCGCCGCCCGGTCGACGAACGCGGCGGCGAGATCGACCGTGCGATCGGGTTCGAAGACGGCGTCGAACGCGTCACCTTCGCGCCGGGCAGCGACCCCAGCGTGCTCGACGCGGTGGCCGACGGCGCGGGGATCGTGATCGAGGGGACGGGCCTGGGCCACGTCAACCGCACGTGGATCGATCGGATCGATTCGATCGCGCCCGAGACGCCGGTCGTGATGACCAGCCAGTGTGTCGAAGGGCGGGTCTGCGATCGGGTGTACGACACCGGGCGCGACCTGCTGGCGGCGGGCGTCGTCGAGGGTGGTGACACGCTGCCCGAGACCGCGACGGTGAAACTGATGTGGGCGCTCGCGAACCGCGCGGACGTCCCCGCGACGATGGAGGAGAGCGTCGCGGGCGAGCGCACCGACCGATCGGTCCCCTGGACGTAG
- a CDS encoding potassium channel family protein, which translates to MDRRRQVVLYGLALLALLALASVGYKVAMAVFEGQSRSIWEALVVVVQTFTTTGYGEDAASWESPGMLIFMVVMMVIGVVAVFMALPVIVVPWIEDSLSTTVPRSVEVHDHVIVCSDSVRGDLLVPELHGQDVETVLIEADLERAQDRLAAGQRVIAGDPEDPDVLDAANVRSARGVVLDLGAEADASIALAVQQALNGRETPVYAFAEDPDLAEYYRLAGVDEVYYPRQLVAESLAHKVTAALDIDVDDDVEIADDFELTEVPVQPDSALDGVRVVDSQIRERTGAQVVGAWFEGAFEIPPDNDARIDARTVLLVAGNETQVSAVRDLARAERRHRRGGSVVVCGLGSVGSTVVTCLTSAGLDCTTIDRDAGSGVDVVGDAADPDTFERIDLSDVRSVVVAVPDDTDSIFTTLVVRELAPTVEIVARANDPENVQKLYRAGADYVLAVSTVSSRMVAESLLGEEPMAYDRGFGIQRVAVGRLAGETIAALDVRSRTGCSIVAIDRDEQMLTEIDPETTLRAGDVAIVVGSDAGIETFIDLAGV; encoded by the coding sequence ATGGACCGACGACGGCAGGTCGTCCTCTACGGGCTCGCACTCCTCGCACTCCTGGCGCTCGCGAGCGTCGGCTACAAGGTCGCGATGGCGGTCTTCGAGGGCCAGTCACGGTCGATCTGGGAGGCGCTCGTGGTCGTCGTCCAGACCTTTACCACGACGGGGTACGGCGAAGACGCGGCGTCCTGGGAGAGCCCAGGAATGTTGATCTTCATGGTCGTCATGATGGTGATCGGCGTCGTCGCGGTGTTCATGGCGCTGCCGGTGATCGTCGTCCCCTGGATCGAAGACAGCCTCTCGACGACGGTTCCCCGGTCGGTCGAGGTGCACGATCACGTCATCGTCTGCTCGGACAGCGTGCGGGGTGATCTCCTCGTCCCCGAACTTCACGGACAGGACGTCGAGACGGTGCTGATCGAAGCCGACCTCGAACGCGCTCAGGACCGTCTCGCAGCGGGCCAGCGGGTGATCGCCGGTGACCCCGAGGACCCCGACGTCCTCGACGCGGCGAACGTCCGGTCGGCCCGTGGCGTCGTTCTCGACCTCGGTGCCGAGGCCGACGCGTCGATCGCCCTGGCGGTTCAGCAGGCGCTGAACGGGCGGGAAACGCCGGTGTACGCCTTCGCTGAGGACCCGGATCTCGCGGAGTACTACCGACTGGCGGGCGTGGACGAAGTATACTACCCCCGACAGCTCGTCGCGGAGAGTCTCGCCCACAAGGTCACGGCCGCGCTCGATATCGACGTCGACGACGACGTCGAGATTGCCGACGATTTCGAACTCACGGAAGTGCCCGTCCAGCCCGACAGCGCGCTCGACGGCGTGAGGGTGGTCGACAGCCAGATTCGCGAGCGGACGGGCGCACAGGTCGTCGGCGCGTGGTTCGAGGGGGCCTTCGAGATCCCGCCCGACAACGACGCGCGGATCGACGCCCGGACGGTCCTGTTGGTCGCGGGCAACGAAACTCAGGTCAGCGCGGTGCGCGATCTGGCGCGGGCCGAACGCCGACATCGACGCGGGGGGTCGGTCGTCGTCTGTGGCCTGGGGTCGGTCGGGTCGACCGTCGTGACCTGCCTGACCTCGGCGGGACTGGACTGTACGACGATCGATCGCGACGCTGGATCGGGCGTCGACGTCGTCGGAGATGCGGCCGATCCGGACACCTTCGAGCGAATCGATCTCTCGGACGTCCGGTCGGTGGTCGTCGCGGTGCCGGACGACACCGACTCGATTTTCACGACACTCGTCGTGCGCGAACTCGCACCGACCGTCGAGATCGTCGCGCGCGCGAACGACCCCGAGAACGTCCAGAAACTGTATCGCGCCGGCGCGGACTACGTGCTCGCGGTCTCGACGGTCAGCTCTCGGATGGTCGCTGAATCGCTGCTGGGCGAGGAGCCGATGGCGTACGACCGTGGCTTCGGCATCCAGCGCGTCGCGGTCGGCCGTCTCGCGGGCGAGACGATCGCCGCCCTCGACGTCCGCTCGCGGACTGGCTGTTCGATCGTCGCGATCGATCGCGACGAGCAGATGCTCACGGAGATCGATCCCGAGACGACGCTTCGGGCGGGTGACGTCGCGATCGTCGTCGGGTCGGACGCGGGCATCGAGACGTTCATCGATCTCGCGGGCGTCTGA
- a CDS encoding class I SAM-dependent methyltransferase, which translates to MKGQEWYQTDEVAEAYDAKRFSNGGRLIDRTEKGAVLDALSPVEGRRILEIACGTGRFSVALAERGADVVGLDISGPMLRQGHDKAVSAGVRDDADFLRGDAGRLPFPDDHFDAVLAMRFFHLVDDPAGFLAEIERVSRHQVVFDTFDRPSLRTLYTWALPMGSRLYGRSEVRELLADADLDLAGVDHEFLFPYGFYRQIPARLADWTWTVDESLRGAPGVDRLATVSFWDCRVGD; encoded by the coding sequence GTGAAGGGACAGGAGTGGTATCAGACCGACGAGGTTGCCGAGGCGTACGACGCCAAGCGGTTCTCCAACGGCGGTCGCCTCATCGACCGCACGGAGAAGGGGGCCGTCCTCGATGCACTCTCGCCGGTCGAGGGTCGACGCATTCTCGAAATCGCTTGCGGGACGGGGCGGTTCTCGGTCGCGCTGGCCGAACGTGGTGCGGACGTGGTCGGCCTGGATATCTCCGGGCCAATGTTGCGCCAGGGCCACGACAAGGCGGTCTCCGCGGGGGTGCGCGACGACGCCGACTTCCTCCGTGGGGACGCGGGCCGCCTCCCCTTTCCGGACGATCACTTCGACGCCGTCCTCGCGATGCGGTTTTTCCACCTCGTCGACGACCCGGCGGGCTTTCTCGCCGAGATCGAGCGCGTGAGTCGCCACCAGGTGGTGTTCGACACGTTCGATCGCCCGAGTCTGCGAACGCTGTACACCTGGGCGCTCCCGATGGGGTCACGCCTGTACGGCCGCTCGGAGGTGCGTGAACTGCTCGCGGACGCGGACCTCGACCTCGCCGGCGTCGACCACGAGTTCCTCTTTCCGTACGGCTTCTACCGCCAGATCCCCGCTCGACTCGCCGACTGGACGTGGACCGTCGACGAGTCGCTGCGGGGCGCGCCCGGCGTCGATCGACTGGCGACGGTCTCGTTTTGGGACTGTCGGGTCGGTGACTGA
- a CDS encoding MarR family transcriptional regulator: protein MSTTPQSGSAPIDPFVDESVRECLRELPPSAKLVTKVLDDEGPLSKAELVDRSLLPDRTVRDALDRLEAVEMVESRRDLRDARRQVYSLVAPAEI from the coding sequence ATGAGCACCACGCCCCAGTCCGGGTCCGCCCCGATCGATCCGTTCGTCGACGAGTCGGTTCGGGAGTGTCTTCGTGAACTCCCGCCGAGCGCGAAACTCGTCACGAAAGTCTTAGACGACGAGGGCCCGCTCTCGAAGGCCGAACTCGTCGATCGATCCCTGCTGCCCGACCGGACGGTTCGGGACGCCCTCGACCGTCTGGAAGCCGTCGAGATGGTCGAGTCCCGCCGAGATCTACGCGACGCGCGCCGACAGGTGTACAGCCTCGTCGCGCCCGCCGAGATCTGA
- a CDS encoding YkgJ family cysteine cluster protein, whose protein sequence is MSEVERTVDAVADAIEAIGFECTRCGHCCQGLDGDHTATVFPGEIRTIEERTDEDWNGIARPMPFGLTEGAGETFEWALQIDSCGDCTFGSFEDGEHRCAIYEDRPLICQTYPFSLAPEADADPPPGVVDREGPVRAHECEGLGREISREKAEALAETLIERTERERDEATGVGDNYRPTDADGVVVFDSEGPKRPDGTPLDDES, encoded by the coding sequence GTGTCCGAGGTCGAGCGAACCGTCGACGCCGTCGCCGACGCCATCGAAGCGATCGGCTTCGAGTGTACCCGGTGTGGCCACTGCTGTCAGGGCCTCGACGGCGACCACACCGCGACGGTGTTTCCCGGCGAGATCCGTACGATCGAAGAGCGGACCGACGAGGACTGGAACGGAATCGCTCGCCCGATGCCCTTTGGCCTCACCGAGGGGGCGGGTGAGACCTTCGAGTGGGCCCTCCAGATCGATTCCTGTGGCGACTGTACGTTCGGATCGTTCGAGGACGGCGAGCATCGGTGTGCGATCTACGAGGACCGACCGCTAATCTGTCAGACGTATCCCTTCTCGCTGGCCCCCGAAGCGGACGCCGACCCGCCGCCAGGCGTCGTCGACCGCGAGGGCCCCGTCCGCGCCCACGAATGTGAAGGCCTGGGCCGAGAGATTTCCCGCGAGAAGGCCGAAGCCCTGGCCGAGACGCTGATCGAACGGACCGAACGCGAGCGTGACGAGGCCACGGGCGTCGGAGACAACTACAGGCCGACCGACGCCGACGGCGTCGTCGTCTTCGACTCCGAGGGGCCGAAACGCCCGGACGGGACCCCACTCGACGACGAGTCCTGA
- a CDS encoding TRAM domain-containing protein — protein MEISDQLLCLFSADVRSETDRYVIEVPRREVETGSIDPDETYRVALIEAATESETTSEDEGPTGDEPQPPVEPGEIRYVEIEDIGKQGDGIARVERGYVIIVPGAEINERVKVEVSEVKSNFAVGEIIEDDI, from the coding sequence ATGGAAATCTCAGATCAACTCCTGTGTCTGTTCAGTGCGGACGTTCGCTCCGAAACCGATCGCTACGTCATCGAGGTGCCCCGCCGAGAGGTCGAGACGGGATCGATCGACCCCGACGAGACCTACCGCGTAGCGCTGATCGAAGCCGCGACCGAGAGTGAGACCACCTCCGAGGACGAGGGCCCCACGGGGGACGAACCGCAGCCACCGGTCGAACCCGGTGAGATCCGCTACGTCGAAATCGAGGACATCGGCAAGCAAGGCGACGGCATCGCTCGCGTCGAGCGGGGCTACGTCATCATCGTGCCCGGGGCCGAAATCAACGAGCGCGTGAAAGTCGAGGTCTCCGAAGTCAAGTCCAACTTCGCCGTCGGTGAGATCATCGAAGACGACATCTGA
- the trpD gene encoding anthranilate phosphoribosyltransferase — translation MNTLQNQIERVTAGEDLTVAEARDASRAVFEDATEAQIGALLSALRAKGETEAEIAGFAQGMREAARTIDPDRDPLVDTCGTGGDDYDTINVSTTSAIVAAGAGVPIAKHGNYSVSSSSGSADVLEEAGVTVDAEPPAVEDTIEADGVGFMLAPVFHPAMKAVIGPRKELGMRTIFNVLGPLTNPAGADAQVLGVYDESLVRPIAEALAHMPVEHALVVHGSGLDEVAIHDETVAAEVEGERVTDRTITPEAIGLDRAPIEAIAGGSPEANAADMEGIVTGAVTGPKRDIILANAGAAIYVAGKADSIADGVDLAREAIDSGAATERLDRLRSAA, via the coding sequence ATGAATACACTACAGAATCAGATCGAGCGGGTGACGGCGGGGGAGGACCTGACCGTCGCGGAGGCGCGCGACGCCTCGCGGGCGGTCTTCGAGGACGCCACGGAGGCCCAGATCGGGGCCTTGCTCTCGGCGTTGCGCGCAAAGGGCGAGACCGAGGCGGAGATCGCGGGGTTCGCCCAGGGGATGCGCGAGGCCGCCCGGACGATCGACCCGGATCGCGACCCGCTGGTCGACACTTGCGGGACCGGTGGTGACGACTACGACACGATCAACGTCTCGACGACGAGTGCGATCGTCGCCGCCGGCGCGGGCGTCCCGATCGCCAAACACGGCAACTACTCGGTATCCTCGTCGTCGGGGAGTGCGGACGTCCTCGAAGAGGCAGGTGTCACCGTCGACGCCGAACCGCCGGCCGTCGAGGACACCATCGAGGCCGACGGCGTCGGGTTCATGCTCGCACCCGTGTTCCACCCCGCGATGAAGGCCGTCATCGGCCCGCGGAAGGAACTGGGCATGCGGACGATCTTCAACGTGCTCGGGCCGCTGACCAACCCCGCCGGTGCGGACGCGCAGGTACTCGGCGTGTACGACGAGTCGCTCGTCCGGCCGATTGCCGAGGCGCTCGCGCACATGCCCGTCGAACACGCGCTCGTCGTCCACGGATCGGGTCTGGACGAGGTCGCGATCCACGACGAGACGGTCGCCGCCGAGGTCGAGGGTGAACGGGTCACCGACCGGACGATCACGCCCGAGGCGATCGGCCTCGACCGCGCGCCGATCGAGGCGATCGCGGGCGGGTCACCGGAAGCGAACGCCGCCGACATGGAGGGCATCGTCACGGGCGCAGTGACCGGGCCGAAGCGAGACATCATCCTCGCGAACGCCGGCGCGGCGATCTACGTCGCCGGAAAAGCCGACTCGATCGCCGACGGCGTCGATCTGGCCCGCGAGGCGATCGACTCGGGAGCCGCCACCGAACGGCTCGACCGACTCCGTTCCGCCGCATGA
- a CDS encoding phosphoribosylanthranilate isomerase, producing the protein MTRVKLCGMTDRSALDAAVDAGADAVGVICAVDVDTPREVDRERAAALLAAVPPFVTGVLVTMAVDSGPVRDLVGTLDPDAVQVHGLDSEGLAALDECSADVIAVADPTADDLTARAEAADAVVIDSLDEQGGGGTGETHDWARTAALVEELDTPVVLAGGLTPATVGEAVATVDPYAVDVASGVESAPGEKDRAAMNRFVASATGAA; encoded by the coding sequence ATGACGCGGGTCAAGCTCTGCGGGATGACCGATCGAAGTGCGCTCGACGCGGCCGTCGACGCGGGGGCCGACGCGGTCGGCGTGATCTGTGCGGTCGACGTCGACACGCCCCGCGAGGTCGATCGGGAGCGGGCCGCCGCGTTGCTCGCTGCCGTGCCCCCGTTCGTCACGGGCGTGCTGGTGACGATGGCCGTAGATTCGGGGCCCGTCCGCGATCTGGTCGGGACGCTCGACCCCGACGCCGTCCAGGTCCACGGGCTCGATAGCGAGGGGCTGGCGGCGCTCGACGAGTGCTCGGCGGACGTGATCGCCGTCGCTGATCCGACCGCCGACGATCTGACTGCTCGCGCCGAGGCGGCCGACGCCGTCGTGATCGACTCGCTGGACGAACAGGGTGGTGGCGGGACCGGCGAGACCCACGACTGGGCACGGACCGCCGCGCTCGTCGAGGAACTCGACACCCCGGTCGTGCTCGCGGGTGGGTTGACGCCCGCGACGGTGGGGGAGGCGGTCGCAACGGTCGATCCGTACGCCGTCGACGTCGCCAGCGGCGTCGAGTCCGCCCCCGGTGAGAAAGACCGCGCCGCGATGAATCGGTTCGTCGCGAGCGCGACGGGGGCCGCATGA